In Acidobacteriota bacterium, a single genomic region encodes these proteins:
- a CDS encoding VCBS repeat-containing protein, producing MSLLSKASAVRFAIPILLAVLWVVAPGESGSNREWTSSSFLDFVDGTLADGGANTYVGADGTVRLINLWDLNHDGQLDLFFPSSHDHNEKVDLFIYWGGSEFDPAGRTRLPSDGGKAVTIADLNQDSYPDLVLVNRFNGTRSDLDSYVYWGGRDGFEPGRRTLLPTRGAEAAAAADLNGDGWKELVFANSGLSYHVPVDRFNQSFIYWGAESGYSPERRTSLKTVLARDLEIADLDRDGSLDLVFAIEGNRDEESGAWIYWGDGKGDFSRRPVTRLSGERSSAVAAGDLNGDGWPEVVLANGFRLRAREMDIYNIVDTVAVDSYVYWGGPGGYEAKEPSRLPTVAARDVQAADLNADRRPDLVFANGAGGAAYVYWASAEGFQPNKRLALPTSEAAAVEVEDINRDGFPDLIFAQRADRLARDGGSLIYWGSDQGFSRNRKRTLPTLNASGIAIGDLDSDGARDLVFANKSDGSRRVPSLLYWGGPEGRYSQEARLELGSGGAGSYAAADLNRDGFPDLFLPEQPPAIYWGGREPYSPSRTSKVDSDPAMSGRFADFNRDGYLDLALSEWQPGHEQTSLLWGGPGDFSLDNRFVFRVGGLRHHHLADLDRNGWPDLIFTSTTNREIFIYWNDPQGFDNARKTRLPTGVAATVEVADLDGNGWLDIIVPNLFDPGPDPDKPQSFGGSPQGDTFIYWGGPDGYSPASRQILPSIGNADVAVADLDGDGRLDLVLTSYHAGHTRSHPSTIYWNSARGFQPDRFTRLPTNSASGVLTADFDRNGYKDILFSCHSRDGNHRNQAFLYWGGPAGFSPDRRSHLPVLGPHYLSVIDIGHIYDRGDRYDFTSPAFDAGPGAVFSTLAWKGDTPWRTGLEFQLRAADTRQGLDAAPWQGPRGPDSFYRTSPAGIDGLPPKARWIQYKATLISPDSANSPVLRSVSVGYRRQGE from the coding sequence ATGTCACTTTTGTCGAAGGCGAGCGCCGTGCGGTTTGCCATCCCGATCCTGCTGGCCGTCCTCTGGGTCGTCGCTCCGGGAGAATCCGGGTCCAACCGGGAATGGACCTCCTCTTCCTTCCTGGATTTCGTGGACGGCACCCTTGCCGACGGCGGAGCCAACACCTACGTGGGGGCCGACGGCACGGTCCGGCTCATCAACCTCTGGGACCTCAACCATGACGGCCAACTGGACCTTTTTTTTCCGAGCAGCCACGATCACAATGAGAAAGTGGATCTGTTCATCTATTGGGGAGGTTCGGAATTCGACCCCGCCGGCAGGACCCGGCTGCCCAGCGACGGGGGCAAAGCGGTAACCATTGCCGATCTGAACCAGGACAGTTATCCCGACCTGGTACTGGTCAATCGCTTCAACGGCACCCGCAGCGACCTGGACTCCTACGTCTACTGGGGCGGCCGGGACGGCTTCGAGCCCGGACGCCGCACGCTGCTGCCGACCCGGGGCGCCGAGGCAGCGGCCGCCGCCGACCTCAACGGCGACGGATGGAAGGAACTGGTCTTCGCCAACAGCGGCTTGAGCTACCACGTGCCGGTGGACAGATTCAACCAGTCATTCATCTACTGGGGCGCGGAGAGCGGGTACAGCCCGGAGCGCCGAACCAGCCTGAAAACGGTGCTGGCCCGAGACCTGGAGATCGCCGATCTGGACCGGGACGGCTCCCTCGACCTGGTCTTCGCCATCGAAGGAAACCGCGATGAAGAGTCGGGCGCCTGGATTTACTGGGGGGACGGAAAAGGGGATTTTTCCAGGCGTCCGGTCACCAGGCTGTCCGGTGAGCGGAGCTCGGCAGTGGCCGCCGGCGACCTCAACGGCGACGGATGGCCGGAAGTGGTTCTGGCCAACGGCTTCAGGCTTCGGGCCCGGGAGATGGATATCTACAACATCGTCGATACCGTGGCTGTGGATTCGTATGTCTACTGGGGCGGTCCGGGGGGCTATGAGGCCAAAGAGCCCAGCCGGTTGCCGACGGTGGCCGCTAGGGACGTGCAAGCGGCCGACCTCAACGCGGACCGCAGGCCCGACCTGGTCTTCGCCAACGGGGCCGGAGGGGCGGCCTACGTCTATTGGGCATCGGCCGAAGGGTTCCAACCGAACAAGCGGTTGGCCCTCCCCACCTCGGAAGCCGCCGCCGTGGAAGTGGAGGATATCAATCGAGACGGCTTCCCGGACCTGATCTTTGCTCAGCGAGCGGACCGCCTGGCCCGGGATGGCGGCTCACTCATCTACTGGGGCAGCGACCAGGGATTCAGCCGGAACCGCAAGCGGACCCTTCCCACCTTGAACGCCAGCGGAATCGCCATCGGCGACCTGGACTCCGACGGCGCCCGGGACCTGGTTTTCGCAAACAAGTCGGACGGCAGCCGCCGGGTGCCCTCCCTCCTCTACTGGGGAGGTCCCGAGGGCCGCTACAGCCAAGAAGCACGGCTGGAGCTCGGCAGCGGCGGCGCCGGTTCCTACGCGGCGGCCGACCTGAACCGGGACGGATTCCCGGATCTGTTTCTCCCGGAACAGCCCCCCGCCATTTACTGGGGCGGACGGGAGCCCTATTCTCCCAGCCGCACTTCCAAGGTGGACTCCGATCCGGCGATGTCGGGCCGGTTCGCCGACTTCAATCGAGACGGCTACCTGGACCTGGCGCTGAGCGAGTGGCAGCCGGGACATGAGCAGACCAGCCTTCTCTGGGGAGGCCCCGGGGACTTTTCCCTGGACAACCGCTTTGTCTTCCGGGTGGGAGGGTTGCGCCACCACCACCTGGCCGACCTGGATCGCAACGGCTGGCCGGACCTCATCTTTACCAGCACCACCAACCGCGAGATCTTTATCTACTGGAACGATCCGCAGGGCTTCGACAACGCACGCAAGACCCGCTTGCCTACCGGGGTCGCCGCCACCGTCGAAGTGGCCGACCTCGATGGAAACGGCTGGCTGGACATCATCGTACCCAACCTGTTCGATCCCGGTCCCGATCCCGACAAGCCTCAATCCTTCGGGGGCTCTCCGCAGGGCGACACCTTCATCTACTGGGGCGGCCCCGACGGCTATTCTCCGGCCTCCCGACAGATTCTGCCTTCCATCGGGAACGCCGACGTGGCCGTGGCCGATCTGGACGGGGACGGTCGCCTGGACCTGGTGCTCACCAGCTATCACGCCGGCCACACCCGCAGCCATCCCTCCACCATCTACTGGAACAGCGCCCGGGGGTTCCAGCCCGACCGCTTCACCCGGCTGCCGACCAACTCGGCCTCGGGGGTCCTGACAGCCGACTTCGACCGCAACGGCTACAAGGACATTCTCTTTTCCTGCCATTCCAGGGACGGAAACCACCGCAACCAGGCCTTTCTCTACTGGGGCGGCCCCGCCGGATTCTCGCCCGACCGGCGCAGCCATCTGCCGGTATTGGGGCCCCACTACCTCAGCGTCATCGACATCGGCCACATCTATGACCGCGGCGACCGCTACGACTTCACCTCCCCCGCTTTCGACGCCGGTCCCGGAGCCGTTTTCTCCACGCTGGCATGGAAGGGCGACACCCCCTGGCGGACCGGACTGGAATTTCAGCTCCGTGCGGCCGATACGCGCCAGGGATTGGACGCCGCCCCCTGGCAGGGTCCCCGGGGTCCGGACAGCTTCTACCGAACCTCGCCGGCCGGGATCGATGGCCTCCCCCCAAAGGCCCGCTGGATCCAGTACAAGGCCACCCTGATCAGCCCGGACTCCGCCAACAGCCCGGTGCTGCGATCGGTATCGGTCGGGTATCGGCGACAGGGCGAATGA
- the fucP gene encoding L-fucose:H+ symporter permease — protein sequence MDDSSRVLISRRTLWPFVLLTSCFAWWGLANNMTDTLLAAFKRIMSLSDFQTSWIQIAFYGSYFCLALPAALLVKKWSYKAGVLLGLGLFVCGALLFYPASMTMNYAHFLLALYILAGGLSILETAANPYIIAMGPEETGTRRLNFAQSFNPIGSILGVFLSKWFILSELNRAGAEDRAAMDREQLDRIQAEELAAVMEPYVAVALFLTLVWILIAVTRWPRAADTGGDMELAATVGRLIRVSRYRWGVVAQFFYVGAQIGVWSFTIRYVMQELGLNEDQAASYYLAALILFTVSRFINTWLMRFLSPGALLCLMSLIAMGCTLGVILAGGPVGVYSLVGISGCMSLMFPTIFGLSVQGLGRDTKIGGAGLIMAILGGAVLTALQGQVSDMAGSIRIAYAVPLACFLVTAWFGGVVCPRELPSTRR from the coding sequence ATGGACGACTCCTCGAGAGTGCTGATCTCCCGCCGGACGCTCTGGCCCTTTGTCCTGCTCACCAGTTGCTTTGCCTGGTGGGGCCTGGCCAACAACATGACCGATACGCTGCTGGCGGCTTTCAAGCGGATCATGAGCCTGTCGGACTTCCAGACCTCCTGGATACAGATCGCCTTCTACGGCTCCTACTTCTGCCTGGCCCTGCCGGCGGCGCTGTTGGTCAAGAAGTGGTCCTACAAGGCCGGGGTGCTCCTGGGACTGGGGCTGTTCGTGTGCGGTGCGCTGCTCTTCTATCCTGCCAGCATGACCATGAACTACGCCCATTTCCTGCTGGCCCTCTACATCCTGGCGGGCGGACTGTCCATCCTGGAGACCGCCGCCAATCCCTACATCATCGCCATGGGACCGGAAGAGACCGGGACCCGGCGATTGAATTTCGCCCAGTCCTTCAATCCCATCGGTTCCATCCTGGGGGTTTTTCTCAGCAAGTGGTTCATTCTTTCCGAGCTGAACCGGGCCGGCGCCGAGGATCGGGCCGCCATGGACCGGGAGCAGCTTGACCGGATTCAGGCCGAGGAACTGGCCGCCGTCATGGAGCCCTACGTGGCTGTTGCCCTGTTCCTGACCCTGGTATGGATCCTCATCGCCGTCACCCGCTGGCCCAGGGCTGCCGACACCGGCGGCGATATGGAGCTGGCGGCTACGGTGGGAAGGCTGATCCGTGTGTCCCGCTACCGTTGGGGGGTGGTCGCCCAGTTCTTCTACGTGGGCGCCCAGATCGGGGTGTGGTCCTTCACCATTCGCTACGTGATGCAGGAGCTGGGGCTGAACGAGGACCAGGCGGCCAGCTACTACCTGGCGGCGCTGATCCTCTTCACCGTCTCTCGATTCATCAACACCTGGCTGATGCGCTTCCTGAGTCCGGGAGCCTTGCTATGCCTGATGTCCCTGATTGCCATGGGCTGCACCCTGGGGGTGATACTGGCGGGAGGACCGGTCGGGGTCTATTCCCTGGTGGGGATATCGGGGTGCATGTCGCTGATGTTTCCCACCATTTTCGGCCTGTCGGTGCAGGGGCTCGGCCGCGACACCAAGATCGGTGGAGCCGGGCTGATCATGGCCATCCTGGGCGGAGCCGTCCTGACCGCCCTGCAGGGCCAGGTCTCCGACATGGCCGGCAGCATCCGGATTGCCTATGCGGTGCCGCTGGCCTGCTTCCTGGTGACGGCCTGGTTCGGTGGGGTGGTCTGCCCGAGGGAGTTGCCGTCCACAAGACGGTAA
- a CDS encoding MFS transporter: MTDGDSLPSPDATGKAAARRRNLALLVLGLVALPSSQAMLLVYGTRIREYFAINAEQFGTLFGSRGLGRIPALLTIGPLLARLGVRRATELAAVGAGIAFLILGVGGTLPAFRVSMPAIGFFLGLSGVAIPAFLISLFPDRKRRIFSLMLVASAAPSILTPLLAHELLKWSDERGDAAFATIFQTPFAICGGALLLGGLLLSLAKLKESRGELEKPHGIRVSQLLRLRSLAIVLMLSLHAAADTTLYTFLPMFMASQFTRLPLPPATAVAGHGVAYVATRTLLSFWPEGKWHRGILCLAGPLGGTTIILTLWFGPAVSVPILYTLASMMFAAEYPVLVSEISSESMAEFGSIVAGGMLVGELIGFALLKGTGRLADLTGDFRLALSVAACGFLAFGLIAAVTGLGKRTRAPQSSSS, translated from the coding sequence ATGACAGACGGCGACAGCCTCCCGTCCCCTGACGCTACCGGCAAAGCGGCCGCCCGCCGGCGAAACCTGGCCCTGTTGGTGCTCGGCCTGGTGGCCCTGCCCTCCAGTCAGGCCATGCTTCTGGTCTACGGAACCCGTATCAGGGAATACTTCGCCATCAACGCCGAGCAGTTCGGGACGCTGTTCGGCAGTCGAGGTCTGGGCCGCATCCCGGCCCTGTTGACCATCGGCCCGCTGCTGGCCCGTCTGGGAGTTCGGCGGGCGACGGAACTGGCAGCGGTGGGGGCCGGAATTGCCTTCCTGATCCTGGGAGTCGGAGGAACCCTGCCGGCCTTCCGTGTGTCCATGCCGGCCATAGGCTTTTTCCTGGGGCTCTCCGGCGTTGCCATCCCGGCATTCCTGATTTCGCTTTTCCCGGATCGCAAGCGGCGCATCTTCTCACTCATGCTGGTGGCTTCGGCGGCGCCTTCCATCCTGACTCCGCTGCTGGCCCATGAGTTGTTGAAGTGGTCGGACGAGCGTGGGGATGCCGCTTTCGCCACCATTTTCCAGACCCCGTTCGCCATTTGCGGGGGAGCGCTGCTGCTGGGAGGATTACTGTTGAGCCTGGCCAAGCTGAAGGAGTCCCGGGGCGAGCTGGAAAAACCCCACGGCATCCGGGTCAGCCAACTGCTGCGTCTTCGTTCCCTGGCCATCGTGCTGATGCTTTCCCTGCACGCCGCCGCCGACACCACCCTCTACACCTTCCTGCCCATGTTCATGGCCAGCCAGTTCACACGGCTACCCCTGCCGCCGGCCACGGCGGTTGCCGGCCACGGCGTGGCCTACGTGGCCACCCGGACCCTGCTGTCCTTCTGGCCCGAGGGGAAGTGGCACCGGGGCATTCTGTGCCTGGCGGGACCGCTGGGCGGAACCACCATCATCCTGACCCTCTGGTTCGGACCGGCCGTCTCGGTGCCGATTCTCTATACCCTGGCCAGCATGATGTTTGCCGCCGAATACCCGGTGCTGGTCAGCGAAATCTCCTCGGAGTCCATGGCCGAATTCGGCTCCATCGTGGCCGGCGGCATGCTGGTCGGCGAGCTGATCGGCTTCGCACTACTCAAGGGAACCGGCAGGCTGGCCGACCTTACCGGCGATTTCCGGCTGGCGCTGAGCGTAGCCGCCTGCGGTTTCCTGGCTTTCGGCCTGATCGCGGCCGTGACCGGACTGGGAAAACGGACCCGGGCACCGCAATCTTCCAGTTCCTAG
- a CDS encoding alkaline phosphatase D family protein, with product MRSRPLGNTITVLLFLTVGTLSAADVHNGQGEMAGEVTETSVILQSRLTRSTALVDGDLAGTPGVARFELSAAEDFSDPRVTEWLSALPANDYIVKTRISGLTPATRYYYRLRYGVDQENTKLGLVATFRTLAGRERSAVVSFVVVTGMNYAFFQDGAPQFQRPKYEGHDKPLGYPALATILRMKPDFFVGTGDNVYYDHPADSRARTRAELRKKWHEQFVQPRYIQLFRQVPTYWEKDDHDHRFNDSDPHTPVQGYHAWVEDKENPELARQPSNALGIEIFREQVPVVDPADKEAVTYRTHRISRELQIWLVEGRDYRSPNGMEDGPAKTLWGKEQIAWLKRTLLESDAPFKILISPTALVGPDGATKRDSHVNIGGFQHEAGKFFGWLDRNRPVKRNFYLICGDRHWQYHAVHPGGVEEFACGALCDANAFAAISPGDPNSTDPEGRIIHKYTQRGQSGGFLRVRVHPPAADRAAQAEFAFYDELGALLYRTLKSAQGP from the coding sequence ATGCGATCCAGACCATTGGGCAACACCATCACGGTCCTTCTCTTTTTGACTGTCGGCACCCTTTCCGCGGCAGACGTCCACAACGGACAGGGGGAAATGGCGGGTGAAGTCACCGAAACCAGTGTGATTTTGCAATCCCGCTTGACCCGGAGCACCGCGCTGGTCGACGGAGATCTCGCCGGTACCCCCGGGGTCGCCCGTTTCGAGCTGTCGGCGGCCGAGGATTTTTCCGATCCCAGGGTGACCGAGTGGCTGTCCGCGTTGCCCGCGAACGACTATATCGTCAAGACCCGGATCTCGGGATTGACTCCGGCAACCCGCTACTACTACCGGCTGCGCTACGGTGTCGATCAGGAAAATACCAAACTCGGTCTCGTCGCCACCTTCAGGACCCTGGCCGGACGGGAGAGGAGCGCGGTGGTGAGCTTTGTGGTGGTGACGGGGATGAACTACGCCTTCTTCCAGGACGGCGCTCCCCAGTTTCAGCGTCCCAAGTACGAAGGCCACGACAAGCCCCTGGGCTATCCGGCCCTGGCCACCATCCTGCGCATGAAGCCCGACTTCTTTGTGGGAACCGGAGACAACGTCTACTACGACCACCCGGCCGACTCCCGCGCCCGAACCCGGGCCGAGCTGCGGAAGAAATGGCACGAGCAGTTCGTGCAGCCTCGGTATATTCAGCTATTCCGACAGGTTCCGACTTACTGGGAGAAGGATGACCACGACCACCGCTTCAACGACTCCGATCCCCACACGCCCGTGCAGGGCTACCACGCCTGGGTGGAAGACAAGGAGAATCCGGAGCTGGCCCGACAGCCCTCCAACGCCCTGGGCATCGAAATCTTTCGGGAGCAGGTGCCGGTGGTGGACCCGGCGGACAAGGAGGCGGTGACCTACCGCACCCACCGGATCAGTCGGGAACTCCAGATCTGGCTGGTTGAGGGCCGCGACTACCGCAGCCCCAACGGTATGGAGGACGGTCCGGCCAAGACCCTGTGGGGGAAGGAGCAGATCGCCTGGTTGAAGCGGACGCTGCTGGAGTCGGACGCCCCCTTCAAGATCCTGATCTCACCCACGGCCCTGGTGGGCCCCGACGGCGCCACCAAGCGGGACAGCCACGTCAACATCGGCGGTTTTCAGCACGAGGCCGGGAAGTTCTTCGGATGGCTGGACCGGAATCGTCCGGTCAAGAGGAATTTCTATCTCATTTGCGGCGACCGCCACTGGCAATATCATGCCGTCCATCCCGGTGGCGTGGAGGAGTTCGCCTGCGGAGCCCTCTGCGACGCCAACGCCTTCGCGGCCATTTCACCCGGCGACCCCAACTCGACCGATCCCGAGGGCAGGATTATCCACAAGTACACCCAGCGGGGGCAGTCCGGCGGCTTCCTGCGGGTGCGGGTCCATCCGCCGGCCGCAGACAGGGCGGCTCAGGCCGAGTTCGCCTTCTACGACGAACTGGGAGCGCTGCTCTACCGGACCCTCAAGTCTGCCCAAGGGCCATAA
- a CDS encoding phytanoyl-CoA dioxygenase family protein produces the protein MDTTPIQRPPTEEDVFDLQTGSDRQLLSLEEQHFFDIAGYALLPEVLSPSRVEQARQRLETLARTSSGGVTRRQGDGSEAELLNIIEAGGVLEDAMALRPVLRHLQALIWRRQFRLIASRVRIRGVGSRGRLTQGGKADPRRYARYRCGPEGEFRCLLVTCLIALDDANEGNGAFCLIPGSHKSHLPHPYADRELDKVPPLQDLPLTAGSAVIFTENVSHALRPPRLESQSWLEFQYGPSYMENWPGCEFSPDLLRRTQADPVKSHLLLAPYYHPAGSQKKMV, from the coding sequence GTGGACACGACTCCAATCCAACGCCCCCCCACCGAGGAAGACGTCTTCGACCTTCAGACCGGAAGCGACCGCCAACTGCTCTCGTTGGAAGAGCAGCACTTTTTCGATATCGCCGGATACGCCCTCCTGCCGGAAGTGCTGAGTCCTAGCCGGGTCGAGCAGGCGCGACAACGCCTCGAGACCCTGGCTCGGACGTCCTCCGGCGGGGTCACCCGGCGACAGGGGGACGGCTCCGAGGCCGAACTGCTCAACATCATCGAAGCCGGGGGTGTCCTGGAAGACGCCATGGCCCTGCGGCCCGTGCTGCGCCACCTGCAGGCACTCATATGGAGAAGGCAGTTTCGGCTGATTGCTTCCCGGGTAAGGATTCGAGGGGTGGGAAGCCGCGGCCGCCTGACTCAGGGCGGAAAGGCCGACCCGCGCCGATACGCGCGCTACCGTTGCGGTCCCGAGGGAGAGTTCCGTTGCCTGCTGGTGACCTGCCTGATTGCGCTGGACGACGCCAATGAGGGAAACGGAGCCTTCTGCCTGATCCCCGGCAGCCACAAGAGCCACCTGCCCCATCCCTATGCCGACCGGGAGCTGGACAAGGTTCCTCCCTTGCAGGACCTGCCCCTGACGGCCGGCTCGGCGGTGATTTTCACCGAGAACGTCTCTCATGCCCTGAGGCCGCCCCGCCTGGAAAGCCAATCCTGGTTGGAGTTCCAGTACGGCCCCTCCTACATGGAGAACTGGCCCGGCTGTGAATTCTCGCCGGATCTGCTGCGGCGCACCCAGGCCGACCCGGTCAAGTCCCACCTGCTGTTGGCCCCCTACTACCACCCCGCCGGCTCTCAGAAGAAAATGGTCTGA
- a CDS encoding phytanoyl-CoA dioxygenase family protein, with protein MVTAEERYLFDLNGYLVLRKVLPPPVLAAMNESIDRLETLSDQEVEARNLPRKYQQDNVYAQVGPEPQQGLADYSGNILPCGGPFEELIDWPATLPYLEETIGVPMRLDAASFMSRRGGGGFVFHHGYAEMLPYSEYAFEQEVFRCASIKISFALTDVGVEDGCFAVIPGSHKSHFRNPLVGQIPDPAHPLVRPLPCEAGDAVLFSEDLSHGAVENRGSRVRRTLFYSYAPAFQCAWGRLTEVAPGFESRANPRRLELVQGPAPFENAPADLVTV; from the coding sequence ATGGTGACTGCGGAAGAGCGGTATCTGTTCGATCTCAACGGCTACCTGGTGCTGAGGAAGGTCCTGCCGCCGCCGGTTCTGGCTGCCATGAACGAGAGCATCGACCGGCTGGAGACCCTGAGCGACCAGGAGGTGGAGGCCCGCAACCTGCCCCGGAAGTACCAGCAGGACAACGTCTATGCGCAGGTGGGTCCGGAGCCGCAACAGGGCCTGGCGGACTACTCCGGCAACATCCTTCCCTGCGGCGGCCCCTTCGAGGAGTTGATCGACTGGCCCGCTACCCTTCCCTACCTGGAAGAGACCATCGGGGTACCCATGCGGCTTGACGCGGCCAGCTTCATGTCGCGCCGGGGCGGTGGAGGATTCGTTTTCCACCACGGCTACGCCGAGATGCTGCCCTACAGCGAATATGCCTTTGAGCAGGAAGTTTTTCGCTGCGCCAGCATCAAGATATCCTTTGCCCTGACCGACGTGGGCGTGGAGGACGGCTGCTTTGCCGTCATCCCGGGAAGCCACAAGAGTCACTTTCGCAACCCGCTGGTGGGACAGATTCCCGATCCTGCCCATCCGCTGGTGCGGCCTCTGCCCTGCGAGGCGGGAGACGCCGTGCTCTTTTCCGAGGACCTGTCCCACGGAGCCGTGGAGAACCGGGGCTCCAGAGTGCGCCGAACCCTGTTCTATTCCTATGCCCCTGCCTTTCAGTGCGCCTGGGGCCGGTTGACCGAGGTGGCCCCCGGCTTTGAGTCGCGGGCCAATCCGCGCCGTCTGGAGCTGGTCCAGGGACCGGCGCCGTTCGAAAACGCACCCGCCGACCTTGTCACCGTATGA
- a CDS encoding response regulator, whose product MESKSPNQLMQEIQELRDRISKLSAASLRISASLDLDTVLTEVVESARELTGAVYGGISTIGESGQPEDFVSFGFAPEEHRQLMDWTDGRGVCEQFRELDGSLRLTDLHSYIRSLGICPLPILPKTVQATALRHQGAHVGTFFLGGKSGGLEFTDEDEEVLVLFAAQAATAIANARTYRDEHRARADLEGLVDTSPVGVAVFNARTGQPVLINQEAKRIVEGLSPEEHSAERLLEIVKCRRADGREISLEEFPLAQVLSSATTVRAEEIVVEVPGGRSVTTLINATPIRSADGVIESVVVTLQDMAPLEELERSRAEFLSLVSHELRAPLTSIKGSATTVLDASPAPDLAEMLQFYRIIEEQADHMRGLISDLLDAGRIEAGTLSVIPEPAEVADLVDQARNTFLSGGGRHTILIDLPPDLPPVKADQHRIVQVLNNLFANASRYSPETSPIRVAAAQDGVYVAVSVSDEGRGISREQLPHLFRKYARLGDQDAGIRGSGLGLAICKGLVEAHGGRIRAESGGAGLGTRFTFTIPLAEQAGGRAATGFAGGTSPLPRQGPEENRILVVDDDPLTLRYVRDALSAVGYSPLMTGDPRKVSHLIETKKPQLVLLDLMLPGTDGIQLMEELPAMADLPVIFISGYGRDETIAKALQMGAADYIVKPFSPTELVARVQAVLRRFAAPSEPFRLGDLAIDYEGRRVTVSSKPLELTATEFDLLRALSVNAGRVLSYDSLLRKVWGRRAFGDPQLVRTYVKRLRRKLGDDPSNCSYIFTVRRVGYRMARPNDL is encoded by the coding sequence ATGGAATCGAAGAGTCCCAACCAATTGATGCAGGAGATCCAGGAATTGCGGGACCGCATCTCCAAACTGAGCGCAGCCAGCCTGCGCATCAGTGCAAGCCTCGACCTCGACACCGTCTTGACAGAAGTTGTGGAAAGCGCCCGCGAACTGACCGGTGCCGTCTATGGTGGGATCTCGACGATCGGCGAGTCGGGGCAGCCAGAGGACTTCGTCTCTTTCGGCTTTGCTCCAGAGGAGCACCGCCAGCTGATGGACTGGACCGACGGGCGGGGGGTATGCGAACAGTTCCGGGAGCTTGACGGTTCGCTGAGACTGACCGACCTGCACAGTTACATCCGGTCGCTGGGCATTTGTCCGCTCCCGATATTACCGAAGACCGTTCAGGCGACGGCTCTCCGACACCAGGGCGCGCATGTGGGCACTTTCTTTCTGGGTGGAAAGTCAGGCGGACTAGAGTTCACCGACGAGGACGAGGAGGTACTGGTGTTGTTTGCGGCGCAAGCGGCGACGGCGATCGCCAACGCACGCACCTACCGTGACGAGCATCGGGCCAGGGCCGACCTGGAGGGTCTGGTCGATACCTCGCCGGTGGGCGTGGCGGTTTTCAATGCCAGGACGGGCCAGCCGGTATTGATCAATCAGGAGGCAAAGCGAATCGTCGAGGGCCTGAGCCCGGAAGAACACTCCGCGGAGCGGTTGCTGGAGATCGTGAAGTGCCGCCGCGCCGACGGCCGCGAGATATCGTTGGAAGAGTTCCCCCTGGCACAGGTGCTGAGCAGCGCGACCACGGTGCGCGCCGAGGAAATCGTGGTCGAGGTGCCCGGCGGCCGGAGCGTCACCACGCTGATCAACGCCACGCCGATCCGTTCCGCGGATGGCGTGATCGAGTCGGTAGTCGTCACCCTGCAGGACATGGCGCCGCTGGAGGAGCTGGAGCGGTCACGGGCCGAATTCCTGAGCTTGGTTAGTCACGAACTGCGGGCGCCGCTGACCTCCATCAAGGGTTCGGCCACTACCGTTCTGGACGCTTCTCCAGCCCCGGACCTGGCCGAGATGCTGCAGTTTTACCGCATCATCGAAGAACAGGCCGATCATATGCGGGGCTTGATCAGCGACCTGCTGGACGCCGGGCGCATCGAGGCGGGCACTCTGTCGGTCATTCCGGAGCCGGCCGAGGTAGCCGACCTGGTGGACCAGGCCAGGAACACTTTCCTGAGCGGAGGCGGCAGGCACACCATCCTGATCGACCTGCCTCCGGACCTGCCCCCGGTTAAGGCCGACCAGCATCGCATCGTCCAGGTTCTGAACAACCTCTTTGCCAATGCCTCGAGGTACTCTCCCGAGACCTCCCCCATCCGGGTCGCAGCCGCGCAGGATGGGGTTTACGTGGCGGTCTCGGTCTCCGATGAAGGCCGGGGCATTTCGCGCGAGCAGTTGCCTCACCTGTTCCGCAAGTACGCGCGCCTGGGAGACCAAGATGCCGGGATCAGGGGTTCGGGCCTGGGGTTGGCCATCTGCAAGGGGTTGGTGGAAGCCCACGGGGGCCGCATCAGGGCCGAGAGCGGCGGAGCAGGCCTGGGCACGCGCTTTACTTTCACCATTCCCTTGGCCGAGCAGGCCGGAGGGCGCGCTGCTACCGGCTTTGCCGGAGGCACCTCTCCTCTGCCCCGGCAAGGACCGGAGGAAAATCGCATCCTGGTGGTGGACGACGACCCGCTGACCCTCCGCTACGTTCGGGACGCCCTCTCGGCCGTGGGCTACTCGCCGCTCATGACGGGCGACCCACGGAAGGTGTCCCACCTGATCGAGACGAAGAAACCCCAATTGGTCCTGCTCGACTTGATGCTGCCCGGAACCGATGGCATCCAACTGATGGAGGAGCTTCCGGCCATGGCCGACCTGCCGGTCATCTTCATCTCCGGATATGGAAGGGACGAGACGATCGCCAAGGCCTTGCAGATGGGAGCCGCCGATTACATCGTCAAGCCCTTCTCGCCGACGGAACTGGTAGCCAGAGTCCAGGCGGTCCTGCGCAGATTTGCAGCGCCGTCCGAACCTTTCAGGCTGGGAGACCTGGCCATCGACTACGAGGGACGCCGGGTCACAGTGAGCAGTAAACCTCTGGAGCTGACGGCGACCGAATTCGATCTGCTCAGGGCACTTTCGGTCAACGCGGGACGGGTCCTCAGCTACGATTCGCTGCTGCGCAAGGTGTGGGGCAGACGCGCATTCGGCGATCCTCAACTGGTTCGTACCTACGTGAAGAGGCTCCGCCGCAAGCTCGGCGATGACCCGTCCAACTGCTCCTATATCTTCACCGTACGCCGGGTCGGCTACCGCATGGCCAGACCGAACGATCTGTGA